A genomic segment from Diospyros lotus cultivar Yz01 chromosome 5, ASM1463336v1, whole genome shotgun sequence encodes:
- the LOC127801597 gene encoding AAA-ATPase At3g50940-like, which yields MFSLPNMPSSSSLLSAYTTFAAASMLVRTMLSEVQNVTNHLIPQPLQERILSKFQGLMGNISCQGTIVIDEYNGLCLDEMFEASEIYLRTKISPTVARLKVSKAPGEKSLSVTINKGEKIIDTFEGIELVWQMISTETQKTSTDYEGGFTTEKSDQRSIELSYHKKYKDKVLSSYLPHVLERSNGIKEGNKEVKLYSLSGLWDSVNLDHPSTFETLAMDPKLKKELIEDLDRFTRRREFYRRVGKAWKRGYLLYGPPGTGKSSLIAAMANYLKFHVYDMELTSIHYDEDLRRALLSTSNRSILVIEDIDCSSDFQNRQDAGNNQGDKKVTLSGLLNFVDGLWSSCGDERIFVFTTNHKDRLDPALLRPGRMDMHIHMSYCTPDGFKILASNYLGITSHFMFPEIEKLLTEVEATPAEIAEELMKSEQADAYIALAGLIKFLQAKKIDHDKASTEGEKEVVMKSQEVKVEAESKIEKNKRKARKRCGRHRR from the exons ATGTTCTCCTTACCGAACATgccttcatcatcatcacttcTATCAGCATACACCACTTTTGCAGCAGCATCCATGCTGGTTCGGACCATGCTGAGTGAAGTCCAGAATGTCACCAATCACCTCATACCCCAACCACTCCAAGAGAGAATCCTATCCAAATTTCAGGGCCTCATGGGGAACATTTCGTGCCAGGGGACTATTGTGATTGATGAATACAATGGACTCTGCCTCGATGAAATGTTTGAGGCCTCTGAAATCTACCTGCGGACGAAGATCAGCCCAACGGTTGCACGGCTTAAGGTATCCAAAGCACCAGGAGAAAAGAGCCTCAGTGTCACTATCAACAAGGGGGAGAAGATTATCGATACTTTTGAAGGTATTGAGCTCGTTTGGCAAATGATAAGTACCGAGACACAAAAGACAAGCACTGACTATGAAGGTGGCTTCACTACAGAAAAGTCTGATCAGAGATCAATTGAGCTTAGCTACCATAAGAAATACAAGGACAAGGTACTGAGTTCTTACTTGCCTCATGTCTTGGAACGATCAAATGGcataaaagaaggaaacaagGAGGTGAAGCTCTACTCATTGTCAGGGTTATGGGATTCAGTCAATCTGGACCATCCATCCACTTTTGAGACGTTGGCTATGGATCCAAAACTCAAGAAGGAACTGATTGAGGACTTGGACAGGTTCACGAGGAGAAGAGAATTTTACCGGAGAGTTGGCAAGGCATGGAAGCGCGGGTACTTGTTGTATGGGCCTCCTGGCACAGGCAAGTCGAGCTTGATTGCAGCCATGGCCAACTACCTCAAATTCCATGTCTACGACATGGAGCTCACAAGTATCCATTACGATGAAGACCTTAGAAGGGCTTTGCTCTCTACTTCAAATCGATCAATTCTTGTGATAGAGGACATTGATTGCAgcagcgattttcaaaaccgacAAGACGCAGGAAACAACCAAGGTGACAAGAAG GTGACACTATCGGGCCTTCTTAATTTTGTCGATGGACTCTGGTCAAGTTGTGGTGATGAGAGGATATTCGTATTCACGACAAATCACAAAGACAGATTAGACCCTGCATTGCTGAGACCAGGCCGAATGGACATGCACATCCACATGTCCTACTGCACTCCTGATGGGTTCAAGATCCTTGCTTCCAACTACCTAGGCATTACCAGTCACTTTATGTTCCCAGAAATAGAGAAGCTCTTAACAGAAGTGGAGGCAACCCCAGCAGAAATTGCAGAAGAGCTCATGAAAAGTGAACAAGCAGATGCGTATATAGCTCTTGCCGGACTCATCAAGTTCCTGCAAGCAAAGAAAATTGATCATGACAAAGCCAGCActgaaggagaaaaagaagtagTGATGAAAAGCCAGGAAGTGAAGGTGGAAGCTGAAAGCAAAATTGAGAAGAATAAGAGGAAGGCACGAAAGAGATGTGGAAGACACAGAAGATAA